In Paralichthys olivaceus isolate ysfri-2021 chromosome 1, ASM2471397v2, whole genome shotgun sequence, the following are encoded in one genomic region:
- the uqcrfs1 gene encoding cytochrome b-c1 complex subunit Rieske, mitochondrial: MMSLATRSGPFSPYMQATAFAVAGPLKALVPGIVLKGEKILLNPKVKFLCRESLNGQSPKTGPAVMVSINGCAGVRFAHTDVRIPDFSDYRRSEVLDPNRSSQESGESRRVFSYLVTGASTVVGVYAAKTVVSQFVSSMSASADVLALSKIEIKLSDIPEGKNMTFKWRGKPLFVRHRTEKEVATEAAVNIAELRDPQYDKDRVINPSWVIVLGVCTHLGCVPIANAGDYGGYYCPCHGSHYDASGRIRKGPAPLNLEVPYYEFPDDDTVVVG, encoded by the exons ATGATGTCCTTAGCTACCCGATCAGGGCCCTTTTCTCCTTATATGCAGGCCACTGCTTTTGCTGTCGCTGGCCCCTTAAAAGCTCTGGTTCCTGGGATTGTTTTGAAGGGAGAGAAGATCTTGTTGAACCCGAAAGTAAAGTTCCTGTGCCGCGAGTCGCTGAACGGCCAAAGCCCAAAGACGGGCCCTGCGGTGATGGTTAGCATCAACG gCTGTGCAGGAGTCAGGTTTGCCCACACAGATGTAAGGATACCTGACTTCTCAGACTACAGGCGTTCAGAGGTGCTCGACCCCAACAGGTCATCCCAGGAGAGTGGTGAATCAAGGAGAGTTTTCTCCTACCTGGTCACTGGGGCCTCAACAGTGGTGGGTGTCTATGCCGCCAAGACGGTGGtgtctcagtttgtttcttcCATGAGTGCCTCTGCTGATGTCCTGGCCTTATCCAAGATCGAAATCAAATTGAGTGACATCCCAGAAGGCAAGAACATGACCTTCAAGTGGAGAGGCAAGCCGCTTTTTGTCCGTCACCGCACAGAGAAGGAGGTTGCCACAGAAGCTGCTGTGAACATCGCTGAGCTGCGAGACCCTCAGTACGACAAGGACCGTGTCATCAACCCCAGCTGGGTTATCGTCCTTGGGGTGTGCACACATCTGGGCTGCGTGCCAATTGCCAATGCTGGGGACTATGGAGGTTACTACTGCCCCTGTCATGGCTCGCACTACGATGCTTCAGGCCGAATAAGAAAGGGTCCCGCACCCCTCAACTTGGAGGTCCCCTACTATGAGTTCCCAGATGATGACACGGTGGTTGTGGGATAG
- the LOC138407263 gene encoding uncharacterized protein yields MADSADSKAVGINPVDGLITDEAQASPEFTDEHQGGQDITQPNMDKAPPVMSQTSPRPSSSTQHIEPALPPEPSIPPLPSASYTIPENPLTEPSGQERPRRHRRPPDYYGVHVLPQQTSIKSHGPRSGAYSKTGSKSVSSLPSASRISRFSRGSSTSVLSDLQASLLEEKKRRDELEELKRQQREDEELDTECALIDKEARDAQQRQQEAQQKREKIVRKVATNRRIRIKEQELEAAQLVSSFIRENLLDDHPAPASAPTSSSLHDHVASTSLYDLSPSRIFTPAPVNMRYAESQAGSTPPLSQIGYSIAPQIHPMLQPAQQILSPVQVPTSTVQSYIPPLPADAILPSLSTHHVPVTVGIVQAPIQIPSRHAPVALSSVQAPNQSASMLGPVQTTFAGSLPPMQISSLPPRSVHSQPPNVMDLVLASAYGIPKPSLPVFKSGRESDFALLKMALDNLLDNHTHLTEQFKYQVLLEHLKHPGAHKLARSCMHDMRPYSTALQALQEKYGQPRLLVQGEIGSILNSPVIRIGDVEAFDDFSLSIHALVGMLLTLEGPTGSELRCGSHVDKLLSKLPVQYRDGFIEHCINRGILTGQATRTYSLLDLSTWLQLKSRAKRISERAVEFHKQEKQQTGKRQPSRPVSSVYLLSTSDENGTSRAHSKEKVTANSTIKPKPYCPYCNIRDHFLGSCAEFKKLTMTDIEKWISEKGRCTKCGRTHKMDKCTLKRPCNVCKEIHLTILHDLHISKSATVMFASSPSELFYVDQPNRSCKVMLKVVNVLIHNGDKTLKTHAVLDDGADRSILLPQAVQHLGLATQPETLSLCTVRHDIVQLDGASVSFEISPLNQPNERHVINQAFTAENLGLSQHTYPLKQLQEQYHHLDGIPLQPIDHACPLVLIGSDYAHLITATEEIRMGPPGGPLAVHTRLGWALQGPANVIQTQPNVSFALTCFKSELLRNVERLWQIDTLPYVNEKTATRSKQDKLALDLLNSKTVRVNIDGVMRYATPLLRAPTMPVLRAPKEAVLPRLCATERRLSKDPKLSEKYQEELDKLVQSGYVCQIPSEQIDQPKEIWYFPHHIVEHNNKHRVVFDCSFEYMGQTLNRCLLPGPTLGPSLLGVLLRFRLHPIAICGDIKGMFHQVRLLNEDKSLLRFIWRGMQLDQEPSVYEWQVLPFGTTCSPCCAIYAVNRHVQDHCNGNEEVLHSVQQCFYVDNCLQSFPSSHQAKSLIEKMRPLLATGGFDIGQWASNDPAVIHHLPPDAKSKTSELWLSGDGDPKELTLGLQWNCLTDMLSYKTKSITYHQPTMRNIYRVLASQYDPLGYLTPFITRAKILVQDLWKQERGWDNIIKTESLLKQWQAWELELNNLPDIHFPRCYLPTCINSATSDSQMHVFCDASERVYGAVAYLRVEDNVENIHVSFIMARSRIAPKRQLSIPRLELCAALAGAQLAHLLSAELTIPQQSVTLWTDSTTVLSWLTSDSCRYKVLGPE; encoded by the coding sequence ATGGCTGATTCAGCTGATTCAAAGGCTGTTGGCATTAACCCGGTTGATGGGCTGATCACTGATGAAGCGCAGGCTTCTCCTGAATTCACGGATGAACACCAAGGTGGACAAGACATAACCCAGCCTAACATGGATAAGGCTCCCCCTGTAATGTCTCAAACATCACCTCGGCCATCCTCATCCACTCAACACATAGAGCCTGCCCTTCCACCTGAACCATCAATTCCCCCTTTGCCATCAGCATCCTACACAATCCCTGAGAACCCACTCACAGAGCCCAGCGGCCAAGAGAGACCCAGGAGGCATAGACGCCCCCCTGACTATTACGGAGTCCATGTACTGCCACAACAAACATCTATAAAGTCCCATGGCCCACGCAGTGGTGCTTATAGTAAGACTGGCTCCAAGTCAGTTTCCAGTCTCCCCTCAGCCTCTCGAATTAGTAGGTTTTCCAGAGGCAGCAGTACTTCAGTCTTAAGTGATCTCCAAGCCagcctccttgaggaaaagaagaggagagatgagctGGAGGAGTTGAAAAGACAACAaagggaggatgaggagcttGATACAGAATGTGCATTGATAGACAAGGAAGCCAGAGATGctcagcaaagacaacaggaagcccaacagaagagagagaaaattgtCAGAAAGGTTGCAACGAATCGACGCATCCGCATTAAGGAGCAAGAGCTTGAGGCAGCCCAGCTTGTTTCAAGTTTTATTAGAGAAAACCTCTTGGATGATCACCCTGCTCCAGCTTCTGCACCAACATCATCATCTCTTCATGACCATGTAGCTTCCACTTCCCTTTAtgatctctctccctccagaaTATTTACTCCTGCCCCTGTAAACATGAGATATGCCGAGTCTCAAGCTGGTTCAACACCCCCACTATCACAAATTGGCTATTCCATTGCCCCTCAGATTCATCCTATGCTTCAGCCCGCGCAGCAAATCCTATCCCCTGTCCAGGTTCCCACCTCTACTGTCCAGTCATATATCCCCCCTCTGCCTGCTGACGCCATACTACCGTCCCTCTCTACCCACCATGTACCTGTAACTGTAGGCATAGTCCAAGCCCCTATTCAAATCCCATCTAGGCATGCACCTGTAGCTTTAAGCTCAGTCCAAGCCCCCAATCAATCTGCATCCATGCTTGGCCCTGTGCAAACCACCTTCGCAGGGAGTTTACCACCTATGCAGATATCATCTCTGCCTCCACGTTCTGTGCACTCGCAACCCCCCAATGTTATGGATCTGGTCCTGGCCTCAGCCTATGGGATACCAAAGCCCTCACTCCCTGTGTTCAAGAGTGGTAGAGAAAGTGATTTTGCTCTGTTAAAAATGGCCTTAGATAACCTCCTTGACAACCACACCCATCTTACTGAGCAATTCAAATACCAGGTCCTCTTGGAACATCTTAAACACCCAGGAGCCCACAAATTGGCCAGATCTTGCATGCATGATATGAGACCATATTCTACTGCCCTTCAAGCGCTGCAGGAGAAGTATGGTCAACCAAGGCTATTAGTTCAGGGTGAGATTGGTTCAATATTGAATTCTCCTGTTATTCGTATTGGTGATGTTGAGGCCTTTgatgatttctctctctctatccatgcTCTGGTGGGAATGTTGCTGACACTGGAGGGCCCTACAGGATCTGAATTAAGATGTGGCTCCCATGTGGATAAACTCCTCAGTAAACTCCCTGTACAGTACAGAGATGGATTCATTGAGCACTGTATTAACCGAGGCATTCTCACTGGACAGGCAACCAGAACTTATTCCCTCCTTGACCTCTCAACCTGGCTACAGTTGAAATCAAGGGCCAAACGCATATCAGAGAGAGCTGTGGAGTTtcacaaacaagaaaaacagcagacTGGAAAACGTCAGCCTTCCAGACCAGTCTCCTCTGTCTACTTGTTGTCAACATCTGATGAGAATGGCACATCGAGAGCACACTCCAAGGAGAAGGTAACTGCCAATTCTACTATTAAACCTAAACCTTACTGTCCCTACTGTAACATTCGAGACCACTTCCTTGGCTCATGTGCAGAGTTTAAGAAACTCACAATGACCGACATTGAGAAATGGATCAGTGAGAAAGGGAGATGCACTAAATGCGGGAGAACACACAAAATGGATAAATGCACCTTGAAGAGGCCGTGTAATGTATGTAAAGAGATTCACTTAACCATTCTCCATGATCTCCATATATCTAAATCGGCCACAGTGATGTTTGCATCTTCCCCCTCTGAGCTCTTCTATGTTGACCAACCTAATCGCTCTTGTAAAGTAATGCTGAAGGTTGTGAATGTACTCATACACAACGGGGATAAAACCCTTAAAACGCACGCAGTTCTTGATGATGGTGCAGATAGGTCCATTCTGCTCCCCCAAGCTGTCCAACATTTGGGCCTCGCCACTCAGCCTGAAACCCTCTCCCTATGCACAGTAAGACATGATATAGTGCAATTGGATGGGGCATCTGTGTCCTTCGAAATTTCCCCTCTTAACCAGCCGAATGAAAGACATGTTATTAATCAAGCTTTCACGGCAGAGAACCTTGGGCTATCTCAACACACATACCCCCTGAAGCAGCTACAAGAGCAATATCACCATCTCGATGGTATCCCATTACAGCCCATTGACCATGCATGTCCCCTGGTTCTCATTGGCTCAGACTATGCCCATCTAATCACGGCCACAGAGGAGATACGGATGGGGCCCCCTGGTGGTCCACTGGCAGTGCACACCCGGCTTGGATGGGCTCTCCAAGGGCCAGCTAATGTAATACAAACCCAGCCAAATGTTTCCTTTGCTCTTACCTGCTTCAAAAGTGAACTACTCAGGAATGTGGAAAGGTTGTGGCAGATTGACACCTTGCCCTATGTGAATGAGAAGACAGCCACAAGATCAAAACAGGATAAATTGGCCCTTGATCTTCTCAACTCTAAGACGGTGAGAGTAAACATAGATGGTGTAATGCGCTATGCCACTCCATTGCTTAGAGCCCCTACTATGCCTGTCCTTAGAGCTCCAAAGGAAGCTGTCCTGCCCCGTCTCTGCGCCACAGAAAGACGCCTGTCCAAGGATCCCAAACTGTCTGAGAAATACCAAGAGGAACTGGATAAGCTGGTGCAGTCTGGCTATGTTTGTCAAATCCCCAGTGAACAGATAGACCAACCTAAAGAGATCTGGTATTTCCCACATCACATTGttgaacacaacaacaaacacagggTTGTATTTGACTGCTCCTTTGAGTATATGGGACAAACTTTGAACAGATGTCTTCTGCCTGGTCCAACACTCGGCCCCTCTCTGCTGGGAGTTCTCCTCAGATTTCGCCTACATCCCATCGCAATCTGTGGAGATATTAAAGGTATGTTCCACCAGGTGCGCCTTTTGAATGAAGACAAGTCTTTATTGCGTTTCATATGGAGAGGGATGCAGCTGGATCAGGAGCCAAGTGTGTATGAATGGCAAGTGTTGCCCTTTGGAACAACCTGTAGTCCATGCTGCGCCATCTATGCGGTCAACAGACATGTCCAAGatcactgtaatggaaatgagGAGGTTCTCCACTCTGTCcaacaatgtttttatgttgataACTGCCTCCAAAGTTTCCCATCCTCTCACCAAGCCAAGTCGCTCATTGAAAAGATGCGCCCTCTGCTGGCAACTGGTGGCTTTGACATCGGACAATGGGCTAGTAATGATCCAGCTGTCATACACCATCTTCCACCAGATGCAAAGTCCAAAACAAGCGAGTTGTGGCTCTCAGGAGATGGAGACCCCAAAGAACTGACATTAGGTCTCCAATGGAACTGCCTGACAGACATGCTGAGCTACAAAACTAAATCAATCACCTACCATCAACCTACAATGAGGAATATATACAGAGTGCTGGCAAGTCAATATGATCCTCTGGGCTATCTGACTCCCTTCATAACCCGAGCAAAGATCCTGGTTCAAGACCTATGGAAACAGGAAAGAGGATGGGATAACATCATCAAAACAGAAAGCCTGTTGAAGCAATGGCAAGCATGGGAGCTGGAACTGAATAATCTCCCTGACATTCACTTCCCCCGCTGTTATCTACCCACCTGCATCAACTCGGCCACATCAGATTCCCAAATGCATGTGTTCTGCGACGCTTCAGAGCGCGTCTATGGCGCAGTTGCCTACCTTCGGGTTGAGGACAATGTTGAGAACATTCATGTCAGCTTCATCATGGCCAGGTCTCGCATAGCCCCTAAACGCCAGCTTTCCATCCCTCGTCTTGAACTGTGTGCAGCTCTAGCAGGTGCCCAGCTGGCTCATCTTCTCAGTGCTGAGCTCACTATTCCCCAACAGTCTGTGACACTCTGGACTGATTCAACAACAGTCTTGTCCTGGTTGACCTCTGACTCCTGCCGTTACAAGGTGTTGGGACCAGAATAG